A genomic window from Gemmatimonadaceae bacterium includes:
- a CDS encoding carboxypeptidase-like regulatory domain-containing protein, with amino-acid sequence MRPPPQVAVSLLASMLALAPAAAQRATLHGAVFDSISNKPLAGAKVQLVAADTALHGKQFTATADSSGQFTVPDVPFGHYDAGFFHQTLDTLGLEPREFAVTVAQPEQTVVLSTPSGHALLRAMCPSDPTANAAVFGQIHDADTELPLPGASALVSWLTVDRRTKEPAQARLQSGPADESGSFVICGIAADTAVRVRALNKSDSSGTIGVEVPSGSVRHVSMYVGRAATARVTGHVHDAGGHPIAAARVQILGATHDTVTDAAGAFALERVPIGSRSLVVRGVGFAPAELPMQLLSGRTDTVSVTLERVAVLSPVVARAAAEAQRRTDAFATHRRTGGGQFLDPTTGPVLHVDPVAHMMQGLSSVFVDKDGRRGGEWVIKLNTLKGNCSPQLVLNGKPTKLFYDDIVRMIDFDDLVGIEVYTRSSQVPADYNLPAFLDCGVVAFWTRSR; translated from the coding sequence ATGCGTCCTCCACCCCAGGTCGCGGTTTCGCTGCTGGCGTCGATGCTGGCGTTGGCTCCCGCCGCCGCCCAACGCGCTACACTCCACGGCGCCGTCTTCGACAGCATCTCGAACAAACCACTTGCCGGCGCGAAGGTCCAACTCGTCGCCGCCGACACGGCGCTGCACGGAAAGCAGTTCACCGCGACGGCCGACTCCTCGGGACAATTCACGGTGCCCGACGTGCCGTTCGGCCACTACGACGCCGGCTTCTTTCATCAAACGCTCGATACGCTTGGGCTGGAGCCGCGCGAGTTCGCCGTTACCGTCGCGCAACCCGAGCAGACCGTCGTTCTGTCGACGCCGTCGGGCCACGCACTCCTGCGCGCGATGTGTCCATCCGATCCAACGGCCAATGCCGCGGTATTCGGTCAGATCCACGATGCCGACACCGAGCTGCCGCTGCCCGGTGCGTCCGCACTCGTGAGTTGGCTCACCGTCGACCGCCGCACGAAGGAACCCGCACAGGCGCGCCTGCAAAGTGGGCCGGCCGATGAATCGGGTTCGTTCGTCATCTGTGGCATCGCGGCGGACACCGCGGTACGCGTGCGCGCGCTGAACAAGAGCGACTCGAGCGGAACGATCGGTGTCGAAGTACCGAGTGGAAGCGTGCGCCACGTCTCGATGTATGTGGGCCGAGCGGCGACCGCGCGCGTGACGGGTCACGTGCATGACGCGGGCGGACATCCCATCGCGGCGGCGCGCGTGCAGATTCTCGGGGCTACGCACGACACCGTGACGGATGCGGCCGGCGCGTTCGCGCTCGAGCGCGTGCCGATCGGATCTCGCTCGCTCGTCGTGCGCGGCGTTGGATTCGCACCAGCCGAGCTGCCGATGCAATTGCTCTCCGGTCGAACCGACACCGTGAGCGTCACGCTCGAACGCGTCGCTGTCCTCTCACCGGTCGTTGCACGCGCGGCGGCCGAAGCACAGCGACGCACCGACGCGTTCGCGACGCATCGCCGAACCGGCGGGGGACAGTTTCTCGACCCGACCACCGGCCCGGTCCTTCACGTCGATCCCGTCGCGCACATGATGCAAGGCTTGTCCAGCGTGTTCGTCGACAAGGACGGACGCCGCGGCGGTGAATGGGTGATCAAGCTCAACACGCTCAAGGGCAACTGCAGTCCACAGCTCGTCCTCAACGGCAAGCCGACCAAGCTGTTCTACGACGACATCGTGCGCATGATCGACTTCGACGATCTCGTCGGCATCGAGGTGTACACGCGCAGCTCGCAAGTTCCAGCCGATTACAATCTGCCGGCGTTTCTCGACTGCGGCGTCGTCGCGTTCTGGACGCGCTCGCGATGA
- a CDS encoding carboxypeptidase-like regulatory domain-containing protein: MTARVLIFALLAATFAFRAPPHPPPHAPPAPQRAAIKGIVWDSISERPLVGANVQLVAADAKLGNRRFTATTDSIGRFAIPNVPSGRYVAGFYHPLLDSLGAQLSDVTITITDRIHTIALSTPGPLTILRRACGDPNARTAIIGHVHDAENEMPLAKVLVFATWPNVDETRSSFKASTQGDSVRTDDSGAFIVCDVPMHTEVRVRAVSGADSSGAIAVEVAPFTFRHLSLYVLTDHRDAAADSTPTRLTGRVRDENGRPVAAARILVLGTRSDTVTDEDGTFRLTRLVPGSRAVNVRAVGFAPTEDEVQLLAGRTNIADFTLHRVTRLDGMTVRAAVELQRRQDAFEENRRTGAGYFASPEKTLSTTDIVAELVRELPGMQVEYQHAEWSVIMNRPASENRFGAPVGTCSPTMILNGKPTPDSFDDIVKDTRRDELVGVEMYPRESMAPAKYARNMNPLKECGLIAVWTRPKF, from the coding sequence ATGACCGCGCGCGTGCTGATCTTCGCGCTGCTCGCGGCGACGTTTGCGTTTCGCGCGCCGCCGCACCCACCGCCGCACGCACCGCCGGCGCCTCAGCGCGCCGCGATCAAAGGCATCGTCTGGGACAGCATCAGCGAGCGGCCCCTCGTGGGCGCGAACGTACAACTGGTTGCGGCCGACGCGAAACTCGGCAACCGGCGCTTCACGGCGACCACCGATTCCATCGGGCGATTCGCCATCCCCAACGTGCCAAGCGGGCGCTACGTCGCCGGCTTCTATCATCCGCTCCTGGACTCCCTCGGCGCACAGCTGTCGGACGTCACGATCACCATCACCGATCGCATTCATACGATCGCGCTGAGCACGCCCGGCCCGCTCACCATTCTCCGTCGCGCGTGTGGCGACCCGAATGCGCGCACCGCCATCATCGGCCATGTGCACGATGCCGAGAATGAGATGCCGCTCGCGAAGGTGCTGGTGTTCGCGACGTGGCCCAACGTGGACGAGACAAGGAGCTCGTTCAAGGCGAGCACGCAAGGCGACAGCGTGCGCACCGACGACTCGGGCGCATTCATCGTGTGCGACGTACCGATGCATACCGAGGTTCGCGTCCGCGCGGTGAGCGGCGCCGACTCGAGCGGCGCGATCGCCGTCGAGGTCGCGCCATTTACATTCCGGCATCTGTCGTTGTACGTGCTCACGGATCATCGTGATGCGGCAGCGGATTCGACGCCGACGCGACTCACCGGCCGCGTACGCGACGAGAATGGCCGGCCCGTTGCCGCGGCGCGCATCCTCGTGCTCGGCACGAGGAGCGATACGGTGACCGATGAAGACGGAACGTTCCGGCTCACCCGTCTCGTTCCGGGCTCGCGCGCTGTGAACGTGCGCGCCGTCGGCTTCGCGCCGACCGAAGACGAGGTGCAACTGCTCGCCGGCCGCACGAACATTGCGGACTTCACGCTGCATCGGGTCACTCGGCTCGACGGCATGACGGTTCGCGCAGCCGTCGAGTTGCAGCGTCGGCAGGATGCATTCGAGGAGAACCGCCGCACGGGCGCCGGATACTTTGCGTCGCCGGAGAAGACCCTGTCGACGACCGACATTGTTGCGGAGCTCGTGCGCGAGCTGCCCGGAATGCAGGTCGAGTATCAACATGCGGAATGGTCGGTCATCATGAATCGCCCCGCGTCCGAGAACCGATTCGGCGCGCCGGTCGGCACCTGTTCGCCGACGATGATCCTGAACGGCAAGCCGACGCCGGACTCGTTCGACGACATCGTGAAGGACACGCGGCGCGACGAGTTGGTCGGCGTCGAGATGTATCCGCGCGAATCGATGGCGCCGGCGAAATACGCGCGGAACATGAACCCGCTCAAGGAGTGCGGGCTCATCGCCGTGTGGACGCGGCCGAAGTTTTGA
- a CDS encoding M20/M25/M40 family metallo-hydrolase — protein sequence MNRRFLRYLFTAFLAMSARTVTAQSADAASIRHQVRTFRSEHETNILNELESFLAIPNLASDTAGIRRNAARLVQMMAARHIATKLLESPSGGPPVVYGELESPGATKTVVFYAHYDGQPVDTTQWATPPWRPVLRDGRLYARSASDDKAPIEAMLTAIDGLSAANINRSVNLKFFFEGEEEAGSPHLHDNLVRNAGLVRADAWLFGDGPIHQSRRQEVVFGVRGVTGAELTVYGPSHGLHSGHYGNWAPNPVTRLANLIASMRDDDGRILIKTYYNDVRPITAAERRAIANVPSIDSAMRVETQLAATEANDAPLVERIMLPALNLRGIRGGGVGATASNTIPTEATASIDFRLVPAQTPEHVRALVEAHLKSRGYFIVDHVPTAAERMAHAKIVKVAWEAGYPATRVAIDSPLARAVLHATQDASDAPVVALPTMGGSLPLYDFEQVLHTPLIVLPIVNHDNNQHAANENLRLQNLFDGIEVYASVVASLGTYWK from the coding sequence ATGAACAGACGATTTTTGCGCTACTTGTTTACGGCGTTTTTGGCGATGTCCGCGCGGACCGTGACGGCCCAATCCGCCGACGCGGCTTCAATCCGGCATCAGGTGAGGACGTTCCGGTCGGAGCACGAGACGAACATCCTGAACGAGCTCGAGAGTTTTCTCGCCATACCGAATCTCGCGAGCGATACGGCGGGTATTCGGCGCAACGCCGCGCGGCTCGTTCAGATGATGGCCGCGCGACACATCGCGACGAAGCTGCTCGAGTCCCCGAGCGGCGGTCCGCCGGTGGTGTATGGCGAGTTGGAATCGCCCGGCGCGACGAAGACGGTCGTCTTCTACGCGCACTACGACGGGCAGCCGGTGGATACGACGCAGTGGGCGACGCCGCCGTGGCGGCCGGTGCTGCGTGACGGGCGGCTGTACGCCCGATCGGCAAGCGACGACAAGGCGCCCATCGAGGCGATGCTGACGGCGATCGATGGCTTAAGCGCCGCCAACATCAATCGGTCGGTGAATCTCAAGTTCTTCTTCGAGGGCGAGGAAGAGGCAGGCTCGCCGCATCTGCACGACAATCTCGTGCGCAACGCCGGCCTGGTCCGCGCGGACGCGTGGCTCTTCGGCGACGGTCCGATCCATCAATCGCGTCGCCAGGAAGTCGTGTTCGGCGTGCGCGGCGTGACGGGCGCCGAGCTCACGGTGTACGGTCCGTCGCACGGATTGCACAGCGGCCACTACGGCAATTGGGCGCCGAATCCGGTGACGCGGCTGGCCAATCTCATCGCGAGCATGCGCGACGACGATGGTAGAATACTCATTAAGACTTACTATAACGACGTGCGGCCGATCACGGCTGCCGAACGCCGGGCCATCGCGAACGTGCCCTCGATCGACTCGGCCATGCGCGTCGAGACGCAGCTGGCGGCGACCGAAGCGAACGACGCGCCGCTGGTCGAACGCATCATGCTGCCGGCGTTGAATCTTCGCGGCATTCGGGGCGGCGGCGTGGGCGCGACGGCGTCGAACACCATTCCCACCGAGGCAACGGCGTCGATCGACTTCCGGCTCGTACCCGCACAAACACCGGAGCACGTGCGCGCGTTGGTTGAAGCGCACTTGAAGTCGCGCGGGTACTTCATCGTGGACCACGTGCCGACCGCCGCCGAGCGTATGGCGCACGCGAAGATCGTGAAGGTGGCGTGGGAGGCAGGGTATCCCGCGACACGCGTGGCGATCGACTCGCCGCTCGCCAGGGCCGTGCTGCATGCCACGCAGGATGCGAGCGATGCGCCGGTCGTCGCGCTGCCGACGATGGGCGGGAGCTTACCGCTCTACGACTTCGAGCAAGTGCTGCACACACCGCTCATCGTGCTGCCCATCGTGAATCACGACAACAATCAGCACGCGGCGAACGAGAACCTGCGCTTACAGAATCTGTTCGACGGCATCGAAGTCTACGCCAGCGTGGTCGCGAGCCTGGGCACGTACTGGAAGTAG
- a CDS encoding GvpL/GvpF family gas vesicle protein → MYCIVRSDRPRDFGAIGIGGGQRVFTVAFQDLAAVVSDTPIVIYDPTRENVLAHEFVNETVMREHTVIPMSFGTVFRSEDDVTELLRSTYQAFSDVLEKMQDKIEFGLKVLWDREKVIATIERANDEISRLKDEISRHTTTSTYFARMQLGRLIDAALEDMSARYVADIHDALKPVAVASRSNKPIGDRMILNAAFLVDRAQEQGFDERVKETSRKYEDVLSFKYSGPWPPYNFVNIKLKLEKAD, encoded by the coding sequence GTGTACTGTATCGTTCGAAGCGATCGCCCGCGCGACTTCGGCGCAATCGGGATAGGCGGCGGCCAGCGCGTCTTCACCGTCGCGTTTCAGGACCTGGCGGCCGTCGTCAGCGACACGCCGATCGTGATCTATGATCCGACGCGCGAAAACGTCCTTGCCCACGAGTTCGTGAACGAAACCGTGATGCGCGAGCATACCGTGATTCCGATGTCGTTCGGCACCGTCTTTCGCTCGGAAGACGACGTGACCGAGCTGCTACGCTCGACATATCAGGCGTTCAGCGACGTGCTCGAAAAGATGCAGGACAAGATCGAGTTCGGCCTCAAGGTGTTGTGGGACCGCGAGAAGGTCATCGCCACGATCGAGCGCGCGAACGACGAGATTAGCCGCCTCAAGGACGAGATCAGCCGGCACACGACGACGTCCACCTACTTCGCGCGCATGCAGCTCGGCCGGTTGATCGACGCGGCGCTCGAGGACATGAGCGCGCGATACGTCGCCGACATTCACGATGCCTTGAAGCCCGTCGCGGTGGCGAGCCGCTCGAACAAACCGATCGGCGACCGCATGATCCTCAACGCGGCGTTCCTGGTCGATCGCGCGCAGGAACAGGGCTTCGACGAGCGTGTGAAAGAAACCAGCCGCAAGTATGAAGACGTACTGTCCTTCAAGTACTCCGGTCCGTGGCCGCCGTACAACTTCGTGAACATCAAGCTCAAGCTCGAGAAGGCCGACTAA
- a CDS encoding ATP-binding protein — MASTLESTSRGLAPQPGERSHLALLSALAEAPDLSAAATFLLNAILSLTNARRACLLQFDTGEEQLALAATVGFDEPPPAELSIGERGHPWMVATLALSPVLSEGPMRAGARVPFDAWTALPMPRPHYRGAPAIWSDSYAEQVLAPLGARLVPLEDRRFSSAPGGVVIVDALLSAAMLQEVASVVMFAGPVLFRVAAHLEAERGYDRVSQERSRFQQMVDSLPDPVVITDASNDIVVQNKRAEHLLFVTEEDSPGRRRAVEVNNLLFSSFLSRATIAGTPTGGPRELNLVDPDEGHDLLFEVLAHPLGERVGPEDAVLSVLRDVTDLRRAAHELERQVQRVRQAEIEATDERDRLNLILENVADPILVTDSATNIILMNDEAEQLFHGPRGIQQSYRVSQAVRQNDTKFTSFISDFALTHERMRRERMSLTHPTSAIELPVEVVSGKIWNERGEPIAIVSVLHDLTQQAENERLYEALKQLNSELEARVRAATKDLAQQNERLMWQSEELAKANKLKSDFLANMSHELRTPLNAVIGYSALLLDGIGGDLTTGQRDYITRSRTAASHLLSLINDILDLARIEAGKMPVYVEPVTLPELIREVAQQVEPMVSTKKLTFTHRVNPMCPEIHTDKTKVKQILLNLLSNAVKFTNKGSVSLTADCGDGVVVLEVTDTGVGIKPEEIDTIWEDFRQLDQSRTRSYGGTGLGLSITRRLTQQLGGQVGVQSVFGDGTTFWVRLPLSIESR; from the coding sequence GTGGCATCCACCTTGGAATCGACGAGCCGCGGCCTTGCTCCGCAGCCGGGAGAGCGCAGTCATCTCGCGCTCCTTTCCGCGTTGGCCGAAGCGCCGGATTTGTCGGCGGCCGCCACGTTCCTGCTCAACGCGATCCTTTCGCTGACGAACGCGCGCCGTGCGTGCCTGCTGCAGTTCGATACCGGCGAGGAGCAACTCGCCCTTGCGGCGACCGTGGGCTTCGACGAGCCGCCCCCCGCCGAGCTGTCGATTGGAGAACGCGGTCATCCATGGATGGTCGCCACGCTCGCACTGTCGCCTGTGCTGAGCGAAGGACCGATGCGCGCCGGCGCTCGCGTGCCCTTCGACGCGTGGACCGCCTTGCCGATGCCGCGCCCGCACTATCGCGGCGCGCCGGCGATCTGGTCCGACTCGTACGCCGAGCAAGTGCTCGCCCCACTCGGCGCGCGACTGGTGCCGCTCGAGGATCGCCGTTTCAGCAGCGCACCAGGCGGGGTCGTCATCGTCGACGCGCTGCTGTCGGCGGCGATGCTGCAGGAAGTCGCGTCGGTCGTGATGTTCGCGGGGCCGGTGCTCTTCCGCGTCGCCGCCCATCTCGAGGCCGAGCGCGGCTACGATCGCGTGAGTCAGGAGCGCAGCCGCTTTCAGCAGATGGTGGACTCGCTTCCTGATCCCGTGGTGATCACGGATGCCTCGAACGACATCGTCGTGCAGAACAAGCGCGCCGAGCATCTGCTGTTCGTCACCGAAGAAGATTCACCGGGCCGGCGCCGCGCCGTCGAAGTGAACAATCTGCTGTTCAGCTCCTTTCTGTCGCGTGCGACGATCGCCGGCACGCCGACGGGCGGCCCGCGCGAGCTCAATCTCGTCGATCCCGACGAAGGCCACGATCTTCTCTTCGAGGTGCTCGCCCACCCACTCGGCGAGCGCGTGGGTCCGGAGGACGCCGTGCTGTCGGTGCTGCGCGACGTCACCGACTTGCGCCGCGCCGCGCACGAGCTCGAGCGCCAGGTGCAGCGCGTGCGTCAGGCCGAGATCGAAGCGACGGACGAACGCGACCGTCTGAATTTGATCCTCGAGAACGTCGCCGATCCGATTCTCGTCACCGACAGCGCAACGAACATCATCCTGATGAACGACGAGGCCGAGCAGCTGTTTCACGGGCCGCGCGGAATTCAGCAGAGCTATCGCGTATCGCAGGCGGTTCGGCAGAACGATACGAAGTTCACGTCGTTCATCTCCGACTTCGCCTTGACGCACGAACGCATGCGCCGCGAGCGCATGTCGCTCACGCATCCGACGTCGGCGATCGAGCTGCCGGTCGAAGTCGTGTCGGGCAAGATCTGGAACGAGCGCGGCGAACCGATCGCCATCGTGTCGGTGCTGCACGATCTGACGCAGCAGGCCGAGAACGAGCGCTTGTACGAAGCGCTGAAGCAGCTGAATAGTGAGCTCGAGGCACGCGTTCGCGCGGCGACGAAGGATCTCGCGCAGCAGAACGAGCGGTTGATGTGGCAATCGGAAGAGCTGGCGAAGGCGAACAAGCTCAAGTCCGACTTCCTCGCGAACATGTCGCACGAGTTGCGCACGCCGCTCAACGCGGTGATCGGGTATTCGGCGCTGCTGCTCGACGGCATCGGCGGCGATCTGACGACCGGCCAGCGCGACTACATCACGCGCAGCCGCACCGCGGCGTCGCACTTGTTGTCGCTGATCAACGACATTCTCGATCTGGCGCGGATCGAGGCCGGCAAGATGCCGGTGTACGTCGAGCCGGTGACGCTGCCCGAGCTCATTCGGGAAGTGGCGCAGCAGGTCGAGCCGATGGTGTCGACGAAGAAGCTCACGTTCACGCATCGCGTGAACCCGATGTGTCCCGAGATCCACACCGACAAGACGAAGGTGAAGCAGATCCTGCTCAACCTGTTGTCGAACGCCGTGAAATTCACGAACAAGGGCTCGGTGTCGCTCACCGCGGACTGTGGCGACGGCGTGGTGGTGCTCGAGGTGACGGATACGGGCGTGGGGATCAAGCCCGAGGAGATCGACACGATTTGGGAAGATTTCCGCCAGCTCGATCAGTCGCGCACGCGTTCGTATGGTGGAACCGGATTGGGATTGTCGATCACGCGGCGGTTGACGCAGCAACTCGGCGGGCAGGTGGGCGTGCAGAGTGTGTTCGGGGACGGGACGACGTTCTGGGTACGCCTTCCGCTTTCGATAGAAAGTCGATAG
- a CDS encoding BlaI/MecI/CopY family transcriptional regulator, with the protein MPKRSAALPALSRRERQVMDILFRRGEATAADVMNDLPDPPSYSSVRSILSILVEKGHVRYREENLRYVYLPAASPEHVREEALRHVIRTFFDGSTDQTIAAVLRMSDSKLSDGDIARLQERIRRAQQREEDE; encoded by the coding sequence ATGCCCAAGCGCAGTGCCGCGCTTCCGGCGCTCTCGCGCCGCGAACGGCAGGTCATGGACATTCTGTTCCGCCGCGGTGAAGCCACCGCCGCGGACGTCATGAACGACCTTCCCGATCCGCCCAGCTATTCCTCGGTGCGGTCGATTCTTTCGATACTCGTCGAGAAGGGACACGTGCGGTATCGCGAGGAAAATCTTCGCTACGTGTATCTCCCGGCGGCGAGTCCGGAGCACGTGCGCGAGGAAGCGTTGCGCCACGTCATCCGCACCTTTTTTGACGGGTCGACGGATCAGACCATCGCCGCGGTGTTGCGGATGTCGGACAGCAAGCTGAGTGACGGCGACATCGCGCGGCTGCAGGAACGCATTCGACGCGCGCAACAGCGCGAGGAGGACGAATGA
- a CDS encoding M56 family metallopeptidase has product MRLDLLAPLGPVAIVILKTTLLLALGATGDRVLHRAPAVARHLVWLTAIVGALLVPVFDRYMPMRVAVLPAPMSTLVSATANGVGVSSLPNADGAPPASDASRSVSARLTSSTHNHLSITRVLFFAWLIGALLLLVRLLAGLATVRRLIHRAQPLESTEWLHALHDAARRLGVDELPRLVMSPDVEMAFTFDTLSPAIVLPVSAKEWTGERRRAVLLHELAHIRRRDLLGHGIAALGCVAYWFNPFIWTAARKLRIESELASDEMVLRAGVRPSEYAQHLLDMVTSFGRRTPSVALAMARPKEFEGRLVAILDPLHRRSTVAWPQRGAVVALFSIMAVSIGAAAPVRRVAKTLVVEAPPATALRDTPGDAKAASPGQDAAVTPRDVRSPRARSAGHTSQLSHYAIASLLRFGPGGIINPMLMLLRDADSLQLSGPQADSIATLNRKYMIRLNEIWSPVSAYYSVHSGDGDSSLNNPVPDAPARTVRALDELVPALAGLLSSRQRSLLPPAIRSYLDPASISSATAGPDGVFVPADQLIGLRGRARGGG; this is encoded by the coding sequence ATGAGACTCGATCTGCTCGCGCCGCTGGGTCCCGTGGCGATCGTCATTCTCAAGACGACGCTGCTGCTCGCGCTTGGCGCGACTGGCGACCGGGTGCTGCATCGCGCACCGGCCGTGGCGCGGCATCTCGTGTGGCTTACCGCGATCGTCGGTGCGCTCCTCGTGCCCGTGTTCGACCGCTACATGCCGATGCGCGTCGCTGTGCTGCCCGCGCCGATGTCGACGCTCGTGTCCGCGACGGCGAATGGCGTCGGCGTCTCATCGCTGCCGAACGCCGACGGTGCGCCGCCGGCGAGCGATGCATCACGTTCCGTCTCGGCTCGCCTGACTTCATCCACGCACAATCATCTGAGCATCACCCGTGTCTTGTTCTTCGCGTGGTTGATCGGCGCGCTGCTGCTGCTCGTGCGACTGCTCGCCGGACTGGCGACCGTTCGCCGGCTCATTCATCGCGCGCAGCCGCTGGAATCTACGGAGTGGCTACACGCGCTCCACGATGCCGCACGGCGGCTCGGCGTCGACGAATTGCCCCGTCTCGTGATGAGCCCGGACGTCGAGATGGCGTTCACGTTCGACACGCTTTCGCCGGCGATCGTGCTGCCTGTATCTGCAAAGGAGTGGACCGGAGAACGGCGCCGCGCGGTGCTCCTTCACGAGCTCGCCCATATTCGGCGTCGCGATCTCCTGGGCCACGGCATCGCCGCACTGGGTTGCGTGGCGTACTGGTTCAATCCATTCATCTGGACCGCGGCGCGCAAACTGCGTATCGAGAGCGAGCTCGCGAGCGACGAGATGGTGCTGCGCGCCGGCGTGCGTCCCAGCGAATATGCGCAGCACCTGCTCGACATGGTCACCAGCTTCGGTCGGCGCACGCCGTCGGTGGCGCTCGCGATGGCGCGGCCCAAGGAGTTCGAGGGGCGGCTCGTCGCGATCCTCGACCCGTTGCATCGCCGATCGACCGTCGCGTGGCCGCAGCGCGGCGCTGTCGTGGCGCTGTTTTCGATCATGGCGGTGAGCATCGGCGCCGCGGCGCCCGTTCGGCGCGTGGCGAAGACTCTCGTGGTAGAAGCACCGCCGGCCACCGCGTTACGAGACACGCCGGGCGACGCGAAAGCCGCGTCGCCGGGTCAAGACGCAGCCGTGACGCCACGCGACGTGCGGTCGCCACGCGCGCGTTCGGCGGGCCACACTTCACAACTCTCTCATTACGCCATCGCCTCACTGCTGCGCTTCGGCCCCGGTGGCATCATCAATCCGATGTTGATGCTCCTGCGCGATGCCGACTCCCTCCAGCTCAGCGGACCGCAAGCGGACAGCATCGCCACGCTCAACCGGAAGTACATGATCCGGCTGAACGAGATCTGGTCGCCGGTGTCGGCGTACTACTCCGTGCACTCGGGCGATGGTGATAGTTCTCTAAACAATCCCGTTCCGGATGCGCCGGCCCGCACGGTGCGTGCGCTCGACGAGCTGGTCCCGGCCTTGGCCGGACTCCTGTCGTCACGCCAGCGAAGTTTGCTCCCGCCCGCCATTCGGTCGTATCTCGATCCCGCGAGCATCTCGTCTGCGACCGCGGGTCCCGATGGCGTATTCGTGCCTGCCGACCAACTCATCGGACTTCGCGGCCGAGCGAGAGGCGGGGGATGA